GTCCAAGGACACACCCATGCTGCTGTACCTCAACACACATGCAGCCTTGGAGCAGATGAGGAGGCTAGCCGAGCGGGACAACGAGAGGGGGCCGAGGGTGTGTGTCCTCACAGCATTCAGTTTGTTTACATGCACCCTTAGTCAATCAATTTTGAGTTTGGATTGACCTAACCATGTTTCATAACCACTTTTATATAAAAGAGTAAGGAGAGTGCCCAAGAGTAACTTGGGCAAAATATTATTCAACCTTCCTATGCATTTAACCCTGGTCTGATTATGCTGCCTATGTAGACTGATTGTTGTATCAAATCAAACATTTATGATTGTGTTGTGTATTAAATGATGTCTGTGTCTCCATCCCTCAGGTCATGGTGGTGGGGCCCACAGATGTTGGCAAGTCGACGGTCTGTCGTCTCCTGTTGAGCTATGCGGTCCGGCTGGGCAGAAGACCCACACTGGTGGAGCTGGATGTGGGACAGAGTGGGGTAAGAAAGAAGCATTGGCATTGCATGATCATATCCTGAACCTTTTGTGCTGAAAAGGGATCTAGGGTAGCCTATCATGTTTGTTGAGCAGTATAATTAGATATAATAATAAGTGTGATTCAAAGTCAAACTGGAAGTCATTCTCTCTATAATCTTCTCATACCGTCTCTAATTGCATTAGTAAAatacagtaaaaataaaaaagcattcATATACATTGTAATGTGGCtgtaatatacatttttaagtGCCGAATGGCAGTGGTGGGCAGAGTAGCTAAAAaatttactcaagtaaaagtactgtTACTTTAAGATTATAattactcaagtagaagtaaAAGTACTCGTAAAAATAATTACTcaagtaagagtaaaaaagtatgcAGTGAAAAGACTACTCAAGTACTCAAGAGTACAAGTACTGAGTTTCTccgatttcttttttaaataaacagcaACACAAACGGTACAAAATAGACAccaacaaaatataaaacagcAAGGTTCAAATAAAGATAATGTAAATAACATCCTTTTAAATAAGATAAATAAGGTGTATAACCCTTGaactaaaacaataacaaattaAATCTTTGTAAACTTAAATACATCAACCTTTAAATAGGctaacattaaaataaattcGGTTTATccaaaattatattaattaaaacCAATACACGTATAACTGTTAAATAACATTATTAACAAAGTACATCCAATCAGCCGTTCAAAACCAGTCTGCATGAATCGTATGACAACTGGATGGCAGGGGATGCGGACAAGGAATACACCGCAGGGGAGAACATGAGAGCCCCAGCTCGCCGCATAGTAGCCTGGGTGCTGTAAGCATGGAATAATCTGGATACGGAGTGGgtgaaaaactgtgtgtgtgtgtgtgtgtgtgtgtgtgtgtgtgtgtgtgtgtgtgtgtgtgtgtgtgtgtgtgtgtgtgtgtgtgtgtgtgtgtgtgtgtgtgtgtgtgtgtgtgtgtgtgtgtgtgtgtgtgtgtgtgtgtgacccggcgccccccgaaacgttaacgggcTACAGAGAATTCTcccaactctcccgattaccactctgcgtgtgcgtgcgtgcctgtgtgtgtgtgcaggcgttattcaattgcctctcggccgcttgtacccgcgatctcgtcctttcggtcatcacccaaccctcatgaccataggggaggataggaacgaagatcgaccggtagatcgagagctttgccttgcgactcagctctcttttcgtaacaacggtgcggtaaagcgaacgcaataccgcccccgctgctccgattctccggccaatctcacgctccatagtaccctcactcgcgaacaagaccccgaggtacttgaactccttcacttgggctaaggaatATTCACGTGATAAAAATAGATCTCGCATGTAATAAAAGAAAAGATCTAAAAAAACAAAGTAACGACCGTCACGTAGCCAAATGGAACGGCGTAAAAGTACCGTTCTTTCTTCAAAtatttactcaagtaaaagtaaaagtatgttGCAATAAAACTACTCCTAAAATTACAATTTATCCAAAAAGTTACTCAAGTATTTGTAACGGAGTAAATGTAGCGCGTTCCTACCCACCTCTGCCGAATGGCCATGCCAAGAAAAGAAccttttagtttagtttatattCACTCAAGCATTCTAAAAACCTGCCAGCAGCATGAACAGGCCTCTTACCTGGAGGTGAGTTTTAAAACGGTTTGTCTCCCCCGGTGTGGCCCAGGTGTCCGTCCCCGGGACAATGTCGGCCCTCTGCATCGAGCGTCCTGCCGACGTGGAGGAGGGCTTCTCTGTCCAGGCCCCTCTGGTGTTCCACTTTGGCTCCACCTCCCCTGGGACCAACATCAAGCTGTACAACAAGGTGGGCATCGAGCCCGGGATCTGGGCCCGGATGGTGTATACAAGCTTTTATTGgctctttattttttccacttATAAGTGTAAGGTCCCGATGTTCTCCAACACATTCCCAATTGGTGTGTTCGCAAAGAAAATACAGCAGGTTTATGACCAAAGACGGGCTGTTGGCTTTTATTTGTGCCAGGTGTCCCGCAATCTAGTCCAACTCTTCACACAACCGCTCTGtactcatccccccccccaatacaACACTGTCTGCTATTGGTCAACAAAAGCGCATGGATGATTTGCATTGGTTTCCTTTGGGCTGGTCCATTGCACAGTGACTTTCGACAATGAGTATATTGGACCCTGTTGAAATCACTGTGTTTGGCAGCCATAGTGGTTACGCGGCCTTACGCCAAGCTAAATTTAGCAATAAATAAGCATTTATCGCCTTTAATGTGGCAATGTGACCAAATACCCCCATAATGTATTGTCATTGATCCATCGAGGACACACTTGTATTGCGGCCAGCTCAGTGAGATAGTAAACCCTTTTAATTGGTAGTGCACTGCTTGTAAAATGACCCCTGCTGCGATGACAATCAGATATATATAAGACTTGGTTTTGGTTGCAAATCTGGCGTGTTACAAGTCGGATGTCCCCATCCTCCAACAAGTAAACCTGTGTTTCCGAAGTCAAATTTTGATACCGATGTACGTTTCTCTCGGCGTGTTCGCATAGCTGACGTCGTCCCTGGCTGAGGTGTTCTCCCAGCGCTGCGAGGTGAACCGGAAGGCCAGCGTGGGCGGCTGCATCATCAACACGTGCGGCTGGGTGAAGGGCTCGGGCTACCAGGCGCTGGTCCACTGCGCCTCGGCCTTCGAGGTGgacgtggtgctggtgctggaccAGGAGAGGCTGTACAACGAGCTGAAGCGCGACCTGCCCCACTTTGTGCGCGTGGTCCTGCTGCCCAAGTCGGGCGGCGTGGTGGAGCGCTCCAAGGAGTGCCGGCGGGAGACGCGCGACGAGAAGATCCGCGAGTACTTCTACGGCTTCCGCGGCGTCTCCTTCTACCCGCACGCCTTCGACGTGCGCTTCTCGGACGTGCGCATCTACAAGATCGGCGCGCCGTCCATCCCCGACTCGTGCCTGCCGCTGGGCATGTCCCAGGACGACACGCAGCTGAAGCTGGTGCCGGTGACGCCGGGACGCGACCTCACGCACCACGTGCTGAGTGTGAGCTGCGCCGAGGACGGCGAGGAGGGGAGCCGGCGCGGCGTGGTGGAGAGCCCCGTGTGCGGCTTCATCGTGGTGACGGCGGTGGACACGCAGGCGCAGGTGATGACGGTGCTATCGCCCGCACCCCGGCCGCTGCCCCGACACACGCTGCTCATCATGGACATCCGCTTCATCGACCTGAAGTAGAGACACGGGGATACGGGGGTGATGGGGATAGGGAATGTATCGGTATGCTTTTTTAGTAAAACACAATGTACAGGTTTGTTTCTTAAACTGGTGCTTGTTTTATTAGTCTGACTTGTTAGTTCAtcgattcattttttttataaaaggtTGTGAATGCgtcatgtgtgtatttctgctcAAGATTGTTTtgtccagttagagatatcctGTACAAGCCCGTACATTTCTAAAACTAGGAAAGATTGAGATGGATTTTTGCTATAATTCTCCTTTTTATTAGTCAGGCCACACAAttggactctcgtctctggtatttctacaacgagactcgtattgggggttatctcagccatggttgagaatgaattggggggaaggaactttggctttgactccctcaagaacatgaaccacgacatggaggagaaagggattgttggcggcgaatgtctcccgcttgagccccgctgagggaccaccgccggaggcggaggtgcataagcgctgcccggcaaagatccctttctcctccttgtcgtggttcatggtcttgagggagtcaaaggcaaagttccttccccccaattcattctcagccttggctgagataacccccaatatgagtctcgttgtagaaataccagagacgagagtccgacgtgatgcgccatcacaccaacagcagaacggttatccaaataacaaggaagtgtacaacacttgcgttacagtcctggagctctatatctaaataatatcatataatacatagatatctatatcatataacatattgtgtgcgcctccagacgatattatgaatcacaaacgactttgtcgggttctgcgacatctctggttcttccactttcacatcaacctgaagtcgaagTCGACTGAAcagcgcgctgcctgctgccggctatggcaagccgagtgtgccacaattcgacttcaattaaacgcgttctgaaacgccagcacgcgtgcccagaacgcgttttggttttccagaacgcgttccggcgtttcagcgcgcgcgcccagaacgcgttctggcatttcagcgcgcgcgccaagaacgcgttccggcatttctgcgcgcgcgctcagaacgcatattagcatattaacagcacgcgtgctgttaatatgctaatgcgctcctcccctcaattttctcagccaatagatttgagccgttttcacctaatcatatgctagggcaaacacacagacaacatcagtcgagaccagagctcttctttcgcgaatcttttctgttgtgtcgttcttaaagtcgaaagatgttaagatgtttcaaattaggtggttaatgtggaggtggtgaacactacaagtacatacactttgactatacactatctaagctacttgaccgaacattgtgtatggtaagtgccgtggcaactatgataacataattaaaaaatacttttatttatagcgtatcgtttattacatttatttattacagcattacatgagtcagcttattcgtcttctgagtacaataaaaacaataaaagagttcagaagttagagttaaaattccattagaagtaaataagtccgtctgaagtattaacatgcagttgcaggttttagcctgtacgtggtagtagcctataagacgaggtataattcacttcatcagttggaatgagacagatagaaaaaactatatatatataatatagggaggtgaggagatagatactactacaactgataCTATTGGTAACAAACTGGTAGGTATTGGTACCCAACAGACCAAGCCCTTTAGGAAGACTTCCATCCCGCTCCTGTCACATTACATAAATAGTTGgtgtatagcctatataaatgtagaaaatattgcagccaaaattgcccccaaaatattcacaacatttaccatttaaccatcccttttcacattaaactggcctctactcttgatacatttgtaactcacctacaaactcactcatagcctttaatttagtgaaacgttttggtcacctttttcctatttctttttcacagtgtctacacgtcaggtcatggtgaggaatatattaatcatatatttatattagttagttagtatgttattactatattgttattaagtgaacatcagtccatgtgttacaaacaaacagcagaaatcaaatgccgggaggagggagaagcctgtctgggcaggctctatacactgcggtcccggtccaaccagcacctgccgacaatctcctgattaggagtgagagaaacacaggcatacacacagcaggggccgggtcaaagacccgcctgggtcatcacacctgcaactgaACACCTCCAAGAGAAATTGTGGTGGATTACAGGAGGACTAAATGACATATGCTACCAGTCTCCATTGAGAGGGGACAATGTGGAGGGGGTCACCACGTACAAATGCCAACAC
The window above is part of the Gadus macrocephalus chromosome 10, ASM3116895v1 genome. Proteins encoded here:
- the clp1 gene encoding polyribonucleotide 5'-hydroxyl-kinase Clp1; the encoded protein is MATEVAEKTGEDVPVPGAGGTRFDLEKETELRFEVEAGERVQLELLTGLAEVFGSELNRNKKYTFGPGSKIAVFTWQGCGVCLYGKTEVAYVSKDTPMLLYLNTHAALEQMRRLAERDNERGPRVMVVGPTDVGKSTVCRLLLSYAVRLGRRPTLVELDVGQSGVSVPGTMSALCIERPADVEEGFSVQAPLVFHFGSTSPGTNIKLYNKLTSSLAEVFSQRCEVNRKASVGGCIINTCGWVKGSGYQALVHCASAFEVDVVLVLDQERLYNELKRDLPHFVRVVLLPKSGGVVERSKECRRETRDEKIREYFYGFRGVSFYPHAFDVRFSDVRIYKIGAPSIPDSCLPLGMSQDDTQLKLVPVTPGRDLTHHVLSVSCAEDGEEGSRRGVVESPVCGFIVVTAVDTQAQVMTVLSPAPRPLPRHTLLIMDIRFIDLK